The Phycisphaerae bacterium genome has a window encoding:
- a CDS encoding serine/threonine protein kinase, whose product MTPARYERVRELFLAARVLPREQRDTFLQQASGGDGALQAEVASLLANDTLADTFLQTPALGSAFAARGPESLVATGADGTTAARATGAPPAQHPAQLGQYRVLDVIGQGGMGVVYRAEQLNPRRTVALKVIRPGLQSRDLLKRFAHEGQVLGLLQHPGIAQVFEAGMADAGCGPQPFFAMELIFGAPLKEFAETHRLDVRARLELLAKICDAVQHAHQKGVIHRDLKPANILVDQSGQPKILDFGVARATDADLRATTPETLPGQLIGTLAYMSPEQISGDPRELDTRSDVYALGIIGYELLTGHVPFDVSTKTIPQAARAIVEEEPPALGTINRAFRGDLATIIAKALEKDKNRRYQSASEFAEDLRRYLANQPILARPATTFYQLRKFAARNKPVVAGVCVALAALVIGIAGTTAQAVRATRARDRARAAELLAEQRLAEAEMQRAEAQRQAAIAQAVNEFLNDDLLAAADPEQQGRDVTVRAVLDRAAQAIEGRFADEPLVEAAVRATLGETYHRLGADAAGVELLERAVALYRAQLGEDHLRTLHAMNWLGLTYAVLGRYVEAEDLLLRGVEGRRRLYGESDGATLAAMNHLALLYERQGRPADEEALLQKTLSLAEAHLKPEDETLQTALVNLGDLYRRQQRYAEAEPLLVRALEVARRVRGDAHPATLNCMGSLSTLYSDQGRLAEAEPLCLATLEGRRRALGDEHPKTLASMNALAVVYKRQGRFDAAEALYLETLEIKRRVLGPDNPATLVSLNNLGALYATAGRHAEAEPYFVQTLAARRRVLGDDHPLIVSSLRNLAELYVLMRRYDEAVPLAVEHYERVTTARGPEHDDTRKALELLIGVHEAAGRADLANQWRAKLPTSQPTE is encoded by the coding sequence ATGACGCCCGCACGCTACGAGCGTGTGCGGGAGCTGTTCCTCGCGGCCCGCGTGCTGCCACGGGAGCAGCGGGACACGTTCCTGCAACAGGCGTCGGGGGGCGATGGCGCTTTGCAGGCGGAGGTCGCGTCCCTGCTGGCCAACGACACGCTGGCCGACACCTTTCTGCAGACGCCGGCGCTAGGCAGCGCGTTCGCCGCCCGTGGACCGGAGTCGCTCGTCGCCACGGGCGCCGACGGCACGACGGCCGCGCGGGCCACCGGCGCTCCACCCGCACAACATCCGGCCCAGCTCGGCCAGTATCGCGTGCTGGACGTCATCGGCCAGGGCGGCATGGGCGTGGTCTATCGCGCCGAGCAGTTGAACCCGCGCCGGACCGTCGCGCTGAAGGTCATCCGCCCCGGCCTGCAATCCCGCGACCTGCTGAAGCGGTTCGCGCATGAAGGACAGGTGTTGGGCCTGCTCCAGCACCCGGGCATCGCGCAAGTCTTCGAGGCCGGGATGGCGGACGCGGGTTGCGGGCCGCAGCCGTTCTTCGCAATGGAACTCATCTTCGGTGCTCCGCTCAAGGAGTTCGCGGAGACCCACCGGCTCGACGTGCGCGCGCGGCTGGAACTGCTCGCGAAGATCTGCGACGCCGTCCAGCACGCCCACCAGAAAGGCGTGATCCACCGGGACCTGAAGCCCGCCAACATCCTGGTGGACCAGAGTGGGCAACCGAAGATCCTTGATTTCGGCGTGGCCCGCGCCACCGATGCGGATCTCCGCGCGACAACACCCGAAACGCTGCCGGGCCAGCTCATCGGCACCCTGGCCTACATGAGCCCGGAGCAGATCTCGGGCGATCCGCGGGAGCTTGACACGCGCTCGGACGTCTACGCGCTGGGCATCATCGGCTACGAGCTGCTGACCGGCCACGTACCGTTTGATGTCTCAACCAAGACAATCCCGCAGGCCGCCCGCGCGATCGTCGAAGAGGAGCCTCCGGCGCTCGGCACCATTAACCGGGCGTTCCGCGGCGACCTGGCCACGATCATCGCCAAGGCCCTGGAGAAGGACAAGAACCGGCGCTACCAGTCCGCGTCGGAGTTCGCTGAAGACCTGCGGCGTTACCTGGCCAACCAGCCGATCCTGGCACGGCCGGCGACGACGTTCTACCAGTTGCGCAAGTTCGCCGCGCGCAACAAGCCGGTGGTTGCAGGCGTGTGCGTAGCGTTGGCCGCGCTGGTGATCGGCATCGCGGGCACCACGGCACAAGCAGTGCGTGCCACGCGGGCGCGCGATCGCGCCCGCGCGGCCGAGCTGCTCGCGGAGCAGCGCCTGGCGGAAGCCGAGATGCAGCGCGCCGAGGCCCAGCGCCAGGCCGCTATCGCCCAGGCCGTGAACGAGTTTCTTAATGACGATCTCCTGGCGGCGGCCGACCCGGAACAGCAGGGCCGCGACGTCACCGTGCGGGCCGTACTCGACCGCGCCGCACAAGCCATCGAGGGGCGCTTCGCCGATGAGCCCCTGGTCGAGGCCGCGGTACGCGCCACGCTGGGCGAGACCTATCACCGCCTGGGGGCGGATGCAGCGGGCGTCGAGTTGCTCGAACGCGCCGTCGCGTTGTACCGCGCGCAGTTGGGCGAAGACCATCTCCGCACGCTGCACGCGATGAACTGGCTGGGGCTGACCTACGCCGTGCTGGGACGTTACGTCGAGGCGGAGGACCTGCTCCTGCGCGGCGTCGAAGGGCGCCGCCGCCTATACGGCGAAAGCGACGGCGCGACACTCGCGGCGATGAACCACCTGGCCTTGCTGTACGAGCGTCAGGGCCGCCCGGCGGACGAGGAGGCGTTGTTGCAGAAAACCCTGTCGCTGGCCGAGGCGCACCTGAAACCGGAGGACGAGACGCTGCAGACGGCGCTGGTGAACCTGGGGGATCTGTACAGGCGGCAGCAGCGCTACGCGGAAGCCGAGCCTTTGCTGGTGCGCGCGCTGGAAGTCGCGCGGCGCGTGCGGGGCGACGCACATCCGGCGACGCTCAACTGCATGGGCAGTCTGTCCACGTTATACTCCGACCAGGGCCGCCTGGCCGAGGCCGAGCCCCTGTGCCTGGCCACCCTGGAGGGTCGTCGTCGCGCGCTCGGCGACGAGCACCCGAAGACGCTCGCGTCCATGAATGCCCTGGCCGTGGTGTACAAGCGGCAGGGGCGGTTCGACGCGGCGGAGGCGTTGTACCTGGAAACGCTGGAAATCAAGCGCCGCGTGCTGGGTCCGGACAATCCAGCCACGCTGGTGTCGCTGAACAACCTGGGCGCACTGTATGCCACCGCCGGCCGTCACGCCGAAGCGGAGCCCTATTTCGTGCAGACGTTGGCGGCACGCCGGCGTGTCTTGGGCGATGATCACCCGTTGATCGTGAGTTCGCTGCGCAACCTGGCCGAGTTGTATGTGCTGATGCGCCGGTACGACGAGGCCGTGCCGTTGGCAGTCGAGCACTACGAGCGCGTGACGACCGCCCGCGGCCCCGAGCACGACGACACGCGGAAGGCCCTGGAGTTGCTGATCGGCGTGCACGAAGCTGCCGGCCGCGCCGACCTGGCAAATCAATGGCGCGCAAAGCTGCCGACCAGCCAGCCGACGGAGTGA
- a CDS encoding serine/threonine protein kinase gives MTPEQYERVRELFLAARAQEPARRTAFLRAACADAAARAEVESLLANDARADTFLKTPVLGTGFALGTPEELAAACPPDARGPAPCPERIGPYRVLGVLGEGGMGVVYRAEQEHPRRIVALKVIRPGVESRETLRRFEHEGQVLAWLQHPGIAQVFETGTVDIDTGTRPFFAMEYIQGRSLSDYAERARPGIRQRLELLARLCDAVHHAHQKGVIHRDLKPGNILVDDTGQPKIVDFGVARATDADLRLTTVRTDLGRLIGTIAYMSPEQVAGDPREVDTRSDVYALGVVAYELLTGQTPIDVAGKSLPDVARAITEQEPPPLRALNRALRGDLETIIAKALEKDKTRRYQSASDLASDLRRYLADQPITARPPTALYQFRKFARRNRALVGGVAAAVLALCGGIAGTSYGLVRANAQRAAAETERNRAVEAERLAEQRRAAAETAALKVQTINEFINSMLASADPGRVGREVRVVDVLKRAVDELEAKLGDQPEIEAALRNTIGVTYFGLGEARDAEPQLRAALATRAAVLGLEHADTLAALTNLGVVLLETGDLAEGEAHLRQVLETRQRLLGPEHPQTLDAMSNLANAFQRRGRVAEAEQLWRDTLAAQRRVLPAKDPQLATVLNNLGQLLKQLNRPAAAEPLLREALEIDVVAYGEEHPQTLSALSNLAMTLKALEQHAEAEALLRRIVNIRRRTLGEHPALYTAISNLARALDDQGRLAEAEPLAREAVAGMRATAGAESESTLISMNNLASLLVRLDRAAEAEPLYVELRASAQRALPPDHFTLHIFARNHGECLTALGRYDEAETLLIPSYEALVRRLGARHQHTRKTLQCLVALYEAWGRTAQADAYRARLE, from the coding sequence ATGACTCCCGAGCAGTACGAACGTGTGCGCGAGTTGTTCCTCGCCGCCCGCGCACAAGAGCCGGCCCGGCGAACCGCGTTCCTGCGCGCTGCATGTGCGGACGCGGCGGCGCGCGCCGAGGTCGAATCGCTGCTGGCCAATGACGCCCGCGCCGACACATTCCTGAAGACGCCGGTGCTCGGGACGGGCTTCGCCCTCGGCACGCCGGAGGAACTGGCAGCCGCCTGTCCGCCGGACGCGCGCGGCCCCGCGCCCTGCCCGGAGCGCATCGGTCCGTACCGCGTGCTCGGGGTTCTGGGCGAAGGCGGGATGGGCGTCGTTTACCGCGCCGAGCAGGAGCATCCGCGCCGCATCGTCGCACTCAAGGTCATCCGTCCGGGGGTCGAGTCACGCGAAACGCTCCGGCGGTTCGAGCACGAGGGACAGGTCCTGGCGTGGCTGCAGCACCCGGGCATCGCGCAGGTCTTTGAGACCGGGACCGTGGACATCGACACGGGCACCCGGCCGTTCTTCGCGATGGAGTACATCCAGGGCCGCTCGCTCAGCGACTACGCCGAGCGGGCCCGCCCCGGCATCCGACAGCGGCTGGAGCTGCTCGCCCGGCTGTGTGATGCCGTGCACCACGCGCACCAGAAGGGCGTGATCCACCGCGACCTCAAGCCGGGCAACATTCTCGTGGACGACACCGGCCAGCCCAAGATCGTCGATTTCGGGGTCGCGCGTGCCACCGACGCCGACCTGCGCCTGACGACGGTGCGCACCGATCTCGGGCGTCTGATCGGCACGATCGCCTACATGAGCCCGGAACAGGTGGCCGGCGACCCGCGCGAGGTCGATACGCGCTCCGACGTGTACGCGCTCGGCGTCGTGGCCTACGAACTGCTCACCGGCCAAACCCCCATCGACGTCGCCGGGAAGAGCCTGCCCGACGTCGCGCGCGCCATCACCGAGCAGGAACCACCCCCGCTGCGGGCGCTCAACCGCGCGCTGCGCGGCGACCTCGAGACGATCATCGCCAAGGCGCTCGAGAAGGACAAGACACGCCGCTACCAGTCGGCGTCGGACCTCGCCAGCGACCTCCGTCGCTATCTCGCGGACCAGCCGATCACGGCCCGCCCCCCCACCGCGCTCTACCAGTTCCGCAAGTTCGCCCGCCGCAACCGCGCCCTGGTCGGCGGCGTGGCGGCAGCGGTGCTGGCGCTGTGCGGCGGCATCGCCGGCACGTCGTACGGGCTGGTCCGCGCCAACGCCCAGCGGGCCGCGGCCGAGACGGAGCGCAACCGGGCCGTCGAGGCGGAACGGCTCGCCGAACAGCGCCGCGCGGCCGCCGAGACCGCCGCGCTGAAGGTGCAGACGATCAACGAGTTCATCAATTCGATGCTTGCCTCGGCGGATCCGGGGCGCGTGGGCCGCGAGGTGCGCGTGGTGGACGTGCTGAAGCGGGCGGTGGACGAGCTCGAGGCGAAGCTCGGTGACCAGCCTGAGATCGAGGCCGCGCTGCGCAACACCATCGGCGTGACGTACTTCGGGCTTGGCGAGGCCCGCGACGCCGAGCCGCAGTTGCGCGCCGCCCTCGCCACCCGCGCGGCAGTTCTCGGCCTGGAGCATGCCGACACGCTGGCCGCGCTGACCAACCTGGGCGTCGTGCTGCTGGAGACCGGCGATCTGGCCGAGGGCGAGGCCCACCTGCGCCAGGTCCTGGAGACCCGCCAGCGCCTGCTCGGCCCCGAGCATCCCCAGACGCTCGACGCCATGAGCAACCTGGCCAACGCGTTCCAGCGCCGCGGCCGCGTCGCCGAGGCCGAGCAACTGTGGCGCGACACGCTCGCTGCGCAGCGCCGCGTGCTGCCGGCGAAAGACCCGCAGCTCGCCACCGTGCTCAACAACCTCGGGCAACTGCTCAAACAACTCAACCGCCCCGCTGCCGCCGAGCCCCTGCTGCGCGAAGCCCTCGAGATCGACGTGGTGGCCTATGGCGAGGAACACCCCCAGACGCTCTCCGCGCTCAGTAACCTGGCGATGACGCTCAAGGCGCTCGAGCAGCACGCCGAGGCGGAGGCCCTGCTTCGACGCATTGTGAACATCCGCCGCCGCACGCTCGGCGAGCATCCCGCGCTCTACACGGCGATCAGCAATCTCGCGCGGGCCCTCGACGACCAGGGCCGCCTGGCCGAGGCCGAGCCGCTGGCCCGCGAGGCCGTGGCCGGCATGCGCGCAACCGCCGGCGCGGAGAGTGAGAGCACGCTGATCTCCATGAACAACCTCGCGTCGCTGCTGGTGCGCCTGGACCGGGCGGCGGAAGCGGAGCCGCTGTACGTCGAGTTGCGCGCCAGCGCGCAGCGGGCGCTGCCGCCGGACCATTTCACGCTGCACATCTTCGCACGCAACCATGGCGAATGCCTGACCGCGCTGGGCCGCTACGACGAGGCTGAAACGCTGCTCATCCCCAGTTACGAAGCCCTCGTCCGCCGGCTGGGTGCCCGCCACCAGCACACGCGCAAGACGCTCCAGTGCCTCGTCGCGCTGTATGAAGCCTGGGGCCGGACCGCCCAGGCCGACGCGTACCGTGCCCGCCTGGAATGA
- a CDS encoding C_GCAxxG_C_C family protein, with protein MTDTERALDLFSRQFNCAQAVLAALGPAEGLTEHDCLRIAAPFGGGIGRLGETCGAVTGAIMAIGLRYGAAAARDPETKTALYERVRDFVARFKARHGSIICRDLLGCDLGTPEGVQQAKARDTHHTVCTALVRSAIELAGAV; from the coding sequence ATGACCGACACCGAACGCGCTCTCGACTTGTTCAGCCGCCAGTTCAACTGCGCGCAGGCCGTGCTCGCCGCGCTTGGCCCGGCTGAGGGTCTTACCGAACACGACTGCCTGCGCATCGCCGCCCCGTTCGGCGGCGGGATCGGCCGCCTGGGCGAGACGTGCGGCGCTGTGACCGGGGCTATCATGGCCATCGGCCTGCGCTATGGCGCCGCCGCCGCGCGCGATCCAGAGACCAAGACCGCCCTGTACGAACGCGTTCGTGATTTCGTCGCCCGCTTCAAGGCCCGCCACGGCAGCATCATCTGCCGCGACCTGCTCGGCTGCGACCTCGGCACGCCGGAGGGCGTCCAGCAAGCCAAGGCCCGCGACACGCACCACACGGTCTGCACCGCGCTCGTCCGATCCGCGATCGAGCTGGCGGGCGCGGTGTAG
- a CDS encoding glutamine--tRNA ligase/YqeY domain fusion protein: protein MATSREQPAKGPEPTGPRDFIREIIDADNRSGRFGGRVHTRFPPEPNGYLHIGHAKSICLNYGLAVEYGGKFNLRFDDTNPEKEEQEYVDSIIADVRWLGADWEDRLLYGSDYFGQMHAWAVELIKAGKAYVCDLPPDQVSRMRGTLTSPGQDSPFRNRSVEENLDLFERMRQGEFPDGTKTLRAKIDMAHPNLNMRDPVMYRILHAEHHRQGNQWCIYPMYDWAHGFEDSIEGITHSICTLEFENHRPLYDWFLDQVKVYHPQQIEFARLNLTYTVMSKRRLLELVKTGAVRGWDDPRMPTIAGLRRRGVPAEAIREFCRRIGVSKTESVVDIALLEHCVREFLNKVAPRVMGVLRPLKLVIDNYPAGQVEPMEAINNPEDPSAGTRQVPFGKVLYIEQDDFRETPPPKYWRLYPGNEVRLRYAYFVKCTGCVKDAAGNVVEVHATYDPATRGGDAPDGRKVKSTLHWVAAEQALPIEVRLYDHLFTKPDPDDVSDDALRAAGDAAAPAEAQATGDWKSNLNPHSLEIIAPAYVEPSVRDAAPGARYQFERHGYFCVDPDSAAGQRKLVFNRTVTLKDTWAKIEKKQ, encoded by the coding sequence ATGGCCACATCTCGTGAGCAACCGGCCAAGGGACCCGAGCCCACGGGGCCGCGCGACTTCATTCGCGAGATCATCGATGCCGACAACCGCAGCGGCCGGTTCGGCGGGCGCGTCCACACGCGCTTCCCACCCGAGCCGAACGGCTATCTGCACATCGGCCACGCGAAGTCGATCTGCCTGAACTACGGGCTGGCGGTCGAGTATGGCGGCAAGTTCAACCTGCGCTTCGACGACACCAACCCGGAGAAGGAGGAGCAGGAGTACGTCGATTCCATCATCGCCGATGTCCGCTGGCTCGGCGCCGACTGGGAAGACCGCCTGCTTTACGGCTCGGACTATTTCGGCCAGATGCACGCGTGGGCGGTCGAGCTGATCAAGGCCGGCAAGGCCTATGTCTGCGACCTGCCCCCCGACCAGGTGAGCCGGATGCGCGGGACGCTGACGAGCCCCGGACAAGACAGCCCGTTCCGTAATCGCTCGGTCGAAGAGAACCTCGACCTGTTCGAGCGCATGCGCCAGGGCGAATTCCCCGACGGCACGAAGACGCTGCGGGCCAAGATCGACATGGCCCACCCGAACCTGAACATGCGCGATCCGGTCATGTACCGCATCCTGCATGCCGAGCATCACCGCCAGGGCAACCAGTGGTGCATCTACCCGATGTACGACTGGGCGCACGGGTTCGAGGACTCCATCGAGGGCATCACCCATTCCATCTGCACGCTCGAATTCGAGAACCACCGCCCGCTGTATGACTGGTTCCTCGACCAGGTCAAGGTCTATCACCCCCAGCAGATCGAGTTCGCGCGCCTGAACCTCACCTACACCGTGATGAGCAAGCGCCGCCTGCTCGAGCTCGTGAAGACCGGCGCCGTCCGCGGCTGGGACGACCCGCGCATGCCCACCATCGCCGGCCTGCGCCGCCGTGGCGTGCCGGCCGAGGCCATCCGCGAGTTTTGCCGGCGGATCGGCGTGTCCAAGACGGAGAGCGTCGTGGACATCGCGCTGCTGGAACACTGCGTCCGCGAGTTCCTGAACAAGGTCGCGCCGCGCGTCATGGGCGTGCTGCGACCGCTGAAGCTCGTGATCGACAACTACCCGGCCGGCCAGGTCGAGCCGATGGAGGCGATCAACAACCCGGAGGATCCGTCCGCCGGCACGCGCCAAGTGCCGTTCGGCAAGGTGCTGTACATCGAGCAGGACGATTTCCGCGAGACGCCGCCGCCGAAGTATTGGCGGCTGTACCCCGGCAACGAGGTCCGGCTGCGCTACGCATACTTCGTCAAATGCACCGGCTGCGTGAAGGATGCCGCCGGCAACGTCGTCGAAGTCCACGCGACGTACGATCCGGCGACGCGCGGCGGCGACGCGCCCGACGGCCGCAAGGTGAAAAGCACGCTGCACTGGGTGGCGGCGGAGCAGGCGTTGCCGATCGAGGTGCGGCTGTATGACCACCTGTTCACGAAACCGGACCCGGACGACGTGAGCGACGATGCGCTCCGCGCCGCCGGTGATGCTGCCGCGCCCGCCGAGGCCCAGGCAACCGGCGACTGGAAGAGCAACCTCAACCCGCATTCGCTCGAGATCATCGCGCCGGCGTACGTGGAACCGAGCGTGCGCGACGCCGCGCCGGGCGCGCGGTACCAGTTCGAGCGCCACGGTTATTTCTGCGTCGACCCCGACAGCGCGGCTGGCCAGCGGAAGCTCGTTTTCAACCGCACCGTGACGCTGAAAGACACCTGGGCGAAGATCGAGAAGAAGCAATAA
- a CDS encoding 50S ribosome-binding GTPase, with product MNPAPAALAGEYQILTSAGPAGISVVRVRGTRAARFIKRHVRGGAAHTAWRAGDVWRAALVDEAGAPVDDILVSAHANAPAWDVRLHLHGNPWLVRACAAWLVACGLTEAAEQQTTLWPVDDALEAEALALLPRVLTLRGARWVLSQVERLRVVVQAVMDVQDVDEVRRVCREVADRSGVIDWFTRPIRVVLAGPPNVGKSTLANALADRAVSLVSPVPGTTRDWVEVPGEADGFPVVWLDTAGLRAADDALEAAGIAHTGRLITQADAVVVVLDAGKVSSEFVETYGGLRPACVVLNKVDLAGGTQAARQALPSAWQPRAVPACAPDGRGLDALVATLMDSLGRGGDVLNLPAPFTPRQADLLRAVAAKRDRNRMRDCLQQLVGRTG from the coding sequence ATACTGACCAGTGCGGGTCCGGCGGGGATCTCAGTGGTGCGCGTCCGCGGTACGCGCGCCGCGCGTTTCATCAAACGCCACGTGCGCGGCGGCGCCGCGCACACCGCCTGGCGCGCGGGGGATGTGTGGCGGGCGGCGCTCGTGGACGAAGCCGGCGCGCCGGTGGACGACATCCTCGTGTCGGCGCACGCGAACGCCCCGGCGTGGGACGTGCGTCTCCACTTGCATGGCAACCCGTGGCTGGTGCGCGCGTGCGCGGCGTGGCTGGTGGCGTGCGGGTTGACGGAGGCGGCCGAGCAACAGACGACGCTGTGGCCGGTTGACGATGCGCTGGAGGCGGAGGCTCTGGCCTTGCTGCCGCGCGTCCTGACACTGCGCGGCGCGCGCTGGGTTCTGTCGCAAGTCGAACGGCTCCGCGTCGTGGTCCAGGCCGTGATGGATGTGCAGGACGTGGACGAAGTCCGCCGCGTGTGTCGTGAAGTCGCGGATCGCAGCGGTGTCATCGACTGGTTTACCCGGCCGATTCGCGTCGTGCTGGCCGGACCGCCGAACGTCGGCAAGAGCACGCTCGCGAACGCGCTGGCCGATCGCGCCGTGAGCCTGGTTTCGCCGGTGCCGGGCACGACGCGGGACTGGGTCGAGGTGCCCGGCGAGGCGGACGGGTTTCCGGTTGTGTGGCTTGACACCGCTGGACTGCGTGCGGCCGACGATGCGTTGGAGGCGGCGGGGATCGCACACACGGGCCGCCTGATTACGCAGGCGGATGCGGTGGTGGTGGTGCTGGACGCCGGCAAGGTGTCGAGCGAGTTCGTGGAAACGTACGGCGGTCTGCGGCCGGCATGTGTAGTGCTCAACAAGGTGGACCTGGCGGGCGGCACGCAGGCGGCGCGGCAAGCCCTGCCATCCGCGTGGCAGCCGCGGGCTGTGCCGGCTTGCGCGCCGGATGGAAGGGGACTGGACGCGCTGGTCGCGACGTTGATGGACAGCCTGGGGCGTGGAGGCGATGTTTTGAATCTCCCGGCGCCCTTTACGCCACGCCAAGCCGATCTGCTGCGGGCTGTGGCCGCGAAGCGTGACCGTAACCGGATGCGCGATTGCCTGCAGCAGCTTGTCGGGCGAACGGGCTGA
- a CDS encoding HlyC/CorC family transporter codes for MTIVVGLVLLGLTLYISTLAYALPVHSRARLSELLPDKSSDAWLNWIDRCEWQLHTLSSLLRLALSIGVFVVVWFWHVNDLGRPPDIVAGVAAALISLILLSVFAIAIPHALAVHAGETILARSLGVLVVLRLGFWPIVRCFDAIEFVVRRLLGKDEVTEEAETERAEQEILDAVSEGEAYGAVDEEKKEMIESVFELDETAVNAIMTPRTDINAVPADATYHDVRQTILSTGHSRIPVYDGSIDHIIGVVYAKDLLRLNPDEPFDARRIMRAAPYVPETKTLDELLNEFRATKVQIAIVLDEYGGTAGLATLEDILEELVGEIDDEYDQRPPPAMNRVDEDTLEVDARVHISEINAELEIELPEEEDYETIGGFVFATLGKIPAAGEEFQHENIRVQIVDAEARRIKRLRIHVLREKPAPA; via the coding sequence TTGACAATTGTCGTGGGGCTGGTCCTGCTCGGACTGACCCTGTACATATCCACCCTCGCGTATGCGCTTCCTGTTCATTCGCGCGCGCGGCTGTCGGAACTGCTCCCGGACAAAAGCTCTGATGCCTGGCTCAATTGGATCGATCGCTGCGAGTGGCAGCTCCACACGCTGTCGAGCCTGCTGCGCCTGGCGCTGAGTATCGGTGTCTTTGTCGTCGTCTGGTTCTGGCATGTCAACGATCTCGGCCGGCCGCCCGACATCGTGGCCGGCGTGGCGGCGGCGCTCATTAGCCTGATTCTGCTGTCGGTGTTCGCGATCGCGATCCCGCACGCGCTGGCGGTACATGCGGGCGAGACGATCCTGGCGCGCAGCCTCGGCGTGCTGGTCGTGCTGCGGCTGGGTTTCTGGCCGATCGTGCGGTGCTTCGACGCCATCGAGTTCGTTGTACGCCGCCTGCTCGGCAAGGACGAGGTCACGGAGGAGGCGGAGACCGAGCGCGCGGAGCAGGAGATTCTCGACGCCGTCTCCGAAGGCGAAGCCTACGGCGCCGTGGACGAAGAGAAGAAGGAGATGATCGAGTCCGTCTTCGAGCTGGACGAGACGGCGGTCAACGCGATCATGACGCCGCGGACGGACATCAACGCCGTGCCGGCGGATGCGACCTACCATGATGTCCGGCAGACGATCCTGAGTACCGGGCATTCGCGCATCCCGGTGTACGACGGGTCGATCGACCACATCATCGGCGTCGTGTACGCGAAGGACCTGCTGCGGCTGAACCCGGATGAGCCCTTCGACGCCCGGCGGATCATGCGTGCTGCGCCCTACGTGCCGGAGACGAAGACGCTCGACGAGCTGCTCAACGAGTTCCGCGCGACGAAGGTGCAGATCGCGATCGTGCTCGACGAGTACGGCGGGACGGCGGGGCTCGCGACGCTCGAGGACATTCTCGAAGAGCTGGTCGGTGAGATCGACGATGAGTACGACCAGCGGCCGCCGCCGGCAATGAACCGCGTGGATGAGGACACGCTCGAGGTTGACGCGCGCGTGCACATCAGCGAGATCAACGCGGAGCTGGAGATCGAGCTGCCGGAGGAGGAGGATTACGAGACGATCGGGGGGTTTGTGTTCGCGACGCTGGGGAAGATTCCAGCGGCCGGGGAGGAGTTCCAGCACGAGAACATCCGCGTGCAGATCGTGGACGCGGAAGCCCGACGGATCAAGCGGCTGCGGATTCACGTGCTGCGCGAGAAGCCGGCGCCGGCGTGA